Below is a window of Clostridiales bacterium DNA.
CACAATGTCTTCACTGTGATTGTAGCATGGAGGAATTCGGTTGACCCTGTCAGAAACAACAGTATTTATTGAATTCCCGGAACGGTAATTCCGCTGCGGACCGCCTGGACCGCCAGTTCGGTCCGGGATGACAGGCCGGTCTTGCTCATCAGGTTGCCCACGTGGTACCGGACCGTCGTGATGCTCAGGAAGAGCCGCTCGGCAATCTCCTTGTCGGTCAGCCCGTCAGCCAGCATGCGCAGCACGTCCAGCTCCCGCTCGGTAAACTCCGTACTCCGGGCGATGCCCAGCTGCATCACCGGCGGATGATCCGGCCAGATCCGCTCCCCGGCCATGGTCCGGTTCATGACTTCCAGCATGGGATGGGCCTGGACTTCCTTATACCAGAAGGAATCCACGCCGATCGCCCGGGCGCGGCGAAGGATGGCGGCGTCCGGCATGGACGTGACGACGATGATCTTGACCCTGGGATAGGATTTTCGGATCCGCTCCGCGGCGTCCAGCCCGTTGGAACCGTCGTTCATCACCACGTCCATCAGCACCAGGTCCACGTCTCCCCGGGCGCAGTAGGTATCCGCAACGGACGCTGTGTCGATCATGTCCACGATCTCATAGAGGTCCGTCGCGGCGATGATTGCCTGGAACAGCTGGCGGGGAACGACCTGGTCGTCAACGAT
It encodes the following:
- a CDS encoding response regulator transcription factor encodes the protein MPYRVLIVDDQVVPRQLFQAIIAATDLYEIVDMIDTASVADTYCARGDVDLVLMDVVMNDGSNGLDAAERIRKSYPRVKIIVVTSMPDAAILRRARAIGVDSFWYKEVQAHPMLEVMNRTMAGERIWPDHPPVMQLGIARSTEFTERELDVLRMLADGLTDKEIAERLFLSITTVRYHVGNLMSKTGLSSRTELAVQAVRSGITVPGIQ